Proteins from a single region of Rhea pennata isolate bPtePen1 chromosome 6, bPtePen1.pri, whole genome shotgun sequence:
- the MCM6 gene encoding DNA replication licensing factor MCM6 yields the protein MDLAVAAGDAGAAQQQQQLRDEVAEKCQKLFQDFLEEFQNSDGEVKYLRDAEELIRPERNTLIVSFVDLEQFNQQLSTTVQEEFYRVYPYLCRAVKTFARDHGNVPSNKDFYVAFQDLPTRHKIRELTSAKIGSLMRISGQVVRTHPVHPELVSGTFLCLDCQTVIKDVEQQFKYTQPSICRNPVCANRRRFLLDTNKSRFVDFQKVRIQETQAELPRGSIPRSVEVILRAEAVESAQAGDKCDFTGSLIVVPDVAQLSTPGVRAETGSRVSGTEGYETEGIRGLRALGVRELSYKLVFLACYVAPTNPRFGGKELRDEEQTAESIKNQMSVKEWEKVFEMSQDKNLYHNLCTSLFPTIHGNDEVKRGVLLMLFGGVPKTTSEGTSLRGDINVCVVGDPSTAKSQFLKHVEEFSPRAVYTSGKASSAAGLTAAVVKDEESHEFVIEAGALMLADNGVCCIDEFDKMDMRDQVAIHEAMEQQTISITKAGVKATLNARTSILAAANPVGGRYDRSKSLKQNINLSAPIMSRFDLFFILVDECNEVTDYAIARRIVDLHSRIEESVDRVYSLDDIRRYLLFARQFKPKISKESEDFIVEQYKRLRQRDGSGVTKSSWRITVRQLESMIRLSEAMARMHCCDEVHPKHVKEAFRLLNKSIIRVETPDINLDQDDEQQMEDQEDQHGVNGEAEAPAGVNGLVNGIASHPEDVSKDAAPKASLRLGFSEYRRISNLLVLHLRKAEEEEDDSSLKKSELINWYLKEIESEIESEEELINKKKIIERVIHRLTHYDHILIELSQSGLRGSREEETFDEDPYLVVNPNYLLED from the exons ATGGACCtggcggtggcggcgggcgACGCGGGCGcggcgcagcagcagcagcagctccgcGATGAGGTGGCCGAGAAGTGCCAGAAGCTGTTCCAGGACTTCCTGGAGGA ATTCCAGAACAGCGATGGGGAGGTCAAATACTTGCGTGATGCCGAAGAGCTGATTCGGCCAGAGCGGAACACGTTGATCGTAAGCTTTGTGGATTTGGAGCAGTTCAACCAACAGCTCTCTACTACTGTTCAGGAGGAGTTTTACAG agTATATCCTTATCTCTGCCGAGCAGTAAAGACTTTTGCCAGAGACCATGGAAATGTTCCTTCAAACAAGGACTTTTATGTTGCATTCCAAGATTTACCTACAAGACACAA AATTCGAGAATTGACGTCAGCAAAAATTGGCTCACTGATGCGTATCAGTGGACAGGTAGTACGTACCCACCCAGTTCATCCCGAGCTTGTAAGTGGAACCTTCCTATGTCTAGATTGTCAGACAGTGATTAAAGATGTGGAACAGCAATTTAAATACACACAACCTAGTATCTGCAGAAACCCAGTCTGTGCCAATAGAAGGAGATTCCTGCTGGATACAAACAAATCAAGATTTGTTGACTTCCAAAAG GTTCGCATTCAGGAAACGCAGGCTGAGCTGCCGCGTGGTAGCATTCCTCGCAGCGTAGAAGTGATCTTGCGTGCAGAAGCAGTAGAGTCTGCTCAGGCTGGTGACAAATGTGACTTCACAGGATCACTGATTGTCGTGCCTGACGTGGCTCAACTCTCAACACCAG GGGTGCGCGCAGAAACTGGCTCCCGGGTCAGTGGGACAGAGGGCTATGAAACCGAAGGAATCCGAGGACTTCGTGCCCTGGGAGTCAGAGAGCTGTCATATAAACTAGTCTTCCTAGCTTGTTACGTTGCACCAACAAATCCACGG TTTGGTGGAAAAGAACTCCGAGATGAAGAACAGACTGCGGAAAGCATTAAGAACCAGATGTCTGTGAAAGAGTGGGAAAAGGTGTTTGAAATGAGTCAAGATAAAAACCTCTATCACAATCTCTGTACCAGCCTCTTCCCCACTATTCATG GTAATGATGAAGTGAAACGTGGGGTTCTGCTGATGCTTTTTGGAGGAGTTCCTAAGACCACTTCAGAAGGCACTTCATTGCGTGGGGACATCAACGTGTGTGTTGTTGGTGATCCAAGTACAGCCAAAAGtcaatttttaaa GCACGTGGAAGAGTTCAGTCCTCGTGCTGTGTACACCAGTGGAAAAGCCTCCAGCGCCGCTGGTCTAACAGCGGCTGTTGTAAAAGATGAGGAGTCTCATGAATTTGTTATTGAAGCTGGAGCACTGATGTTGGCAGATAAT GGGGTTTGTTGCATTGATGAATTTGACAAAATGGACATGCGAGATCAAGTAGCCATTCATGAAGCAATGGAGCAGCAGACTATATCTATTACTAAAGCAGGAGTAAAG GCTACACTGAATGCCAGAACCTCCATTCTGGCTGCAGCAAACCCAGTTGGCGGGCGCTATGACAGATCCAAGTCACTGAAACAGAATATAAACCTGTCAGCTCCCATCATGTCTCGGTTTGATCTCTTCTTCATTCTCGTGGATGAATGTAATGAG GTTACAGATTACGCCATTGCCAGACGCATAGTGGATCTGCATTCCAGAATAGAAGAATCTGTTGATCGGGTCTATTCATTAGATGATATCAGAAGGTATCTGCTGTTTGCAAGACAGTTTAAACCAAAG ATATCTAAGGAATCGGAGGACTTTATAGTGGAGCAGTATAAACGACTACGTCAGCGTGATGGCTCTGGAGTGACAAAGTCATCCTGGAGAATCACAGTGAGACAGTTGGAAAGCATGATTCGGCTGTCTGAAGCTATGGCCCGTATGCACTGTTGTGATGAG GTTCATCCAAAACATGTGAAGGAAGCTTTCAGGCTTTTGAATAAATCTATCATTAGAGTTGAGACTCCTGACATCAATTTAGACCAAGATGATGAACAGCAAATGGAGGATCAAGAGGACCAACATGGAGTCAATG GTGAGGCAGAAGCTCCAGCTGGGGTCAATGGTCTTGTGAATGGGATCGCTAGCCATCCTGAGGACGTGAGCAAGGATGCTGCACCCAAAGCTTCTCTTAGACTGGGCTTCTCTGAGTATCGACGCATTTCTAATCTCCTTGTGCTGCacctcaggaaagcagaggagg AAGAGGACGATTCATCATTAAAGAAAAGTGAACTTATTAATTGGTATCTAAAGGAAATTGAATCTGAAATAGAGTCTGAAGAAGAGCtcataaacaaaaagaagatCATAGAGAGAGTCATTCATCGACTTACACATTAT GACCACATTCTGATAGAACTGTCCCAGTCAGGGCTGAGAGGCTCCAGAGAGGAGGAGACTTTTGATGAAGACCCATACCTGGTTGTCAACCCTAACTATCTGCTGGAAGACTAA